From a single Desulfuribacillus alkaliarsenatis genomic region:
- a CDS encoding methyl-accepting chemotaxis protein, with protein MNVIKRLSVANKIGILILLAFIVLLAYVAFDFHTTNKEHYNRLQSDRQAIITNGVEQRLNQQFNMLAIGLNPVVENKQIVDAFRNRDREQLADLTLSSMEGFFAQGIRQYQFHLPDASSFFRVHQPETYGDDLSSFRHTVVEANNQRAVIQGLEGGVAGAGFRYVVPMQSSAGTHLGTVELGMGLTSAFLQSLQQEYGGDWDFYAIGEESELIHLTGIDANVEKTTIMLNLNNMNSLKNAQSIILEDGYLSMLIVPLTDYSGVPRWVLLQTNDNQQLLSEMSRDLYINLAISSLIIILTVIILTISIKKQLAPIKTLTEVSQKMSNSDLRFEPVNINSSYELNTLGDAFNTMSEKIRELVKSLQTKNNDLREAANVLKVNSQQSIKASDMTSDAIHDVARSAETQLTSAKETSVAMEEMAVGIGRVAETSTLVAESSNEMRIKAQEGNSSMKSSIESISMIRDGVTETSHIINELKTDSEEIGGIANIISEISEQTNLLALNAAIEAARAGEAGKGFAVVADEIRKLADQTSKSTGKIYQIIQQIQNKTIQASASMEGSKQEVEKGIKVFEEVTNIFSEIVTSVEGVASQVEDLSAIAEQMSASSEEVTASVQELASTSSATTDRTQDITKMAEEQLVIMKTVVNAAEQLNDMAEDLQELSKSFKL; from the coding sequence ATGAATGTTATAAAGCGGCTGTCGGTTGCAAACAAGATTGGAATCTTGATATTACTTGCATTTATAGTATTACTTGCTTATGTTGCTTTTGACTTTCACACAACTAACAAAGAGCATTATAATCGTTTACAGTCGGACAGGCAGGCTATTATTACTAACGGTGTTGAACAGAGACTGAATCAGCAATTCAACATGTTAGCTATTGGATTGAACCCTGTAGTAGAAAATAAGCAGATTGTTGATGCTTTTCGAAATAGAGACCGTGAACAGTTAGCTGATTTAACCCTATCTAGTATGGAGGGCTTTTTCGCCCAAGGTATTAGGCAATATCAGTTTCATTTGCCAGACGCAAGTTCTTTTTTTAGAGTTCACCAACCAGAAACATATGGCGATGATCTCTCATCTTTCAGACATACTGTTGTAGAAGCTAATAACCAACGGGCAGTAATACAAGGGCTGGAAGGTGGAGTTGCAGGTGCTGGTTTCAGATATGTTGTTCCCATGCAAAGCAGTGCAGGAACTCATCTAGGAACAGTTGAACTGGGTATGGGGTTAACTAGCGCGTTCCTGCAATCTCTACAACAAGAGTATGGAGGAGATTGGGACTTCTACGCAATAGGTGAGGAGTCAGAACTTATTCATCTAACGGGTATTGATGCAAATGTTGAAAAAACAACGATTATGCTTAATTTAAATAACATGAATTCTTTGAAAAATGCCCAATCAATAATCTTAGAGGATGGCTACCTTAGTATGCTAATAGTCCCCCTAACTGATTATTCAGGAGTACCAAGATGGGTATTACTACAGACAAACGACAATCAACAGTTATTGTCTGAAATGAGCAGAGACTTGTACATTAATTTAGCTATTTCCAGTCTTATTATCATTCTTACTGTTATTATTTTAACAATTAGTATTAAGAAACAATTAGCTCCTATAAAGACACTTACAGAAGTGTCACAGAAAATGTCGAACAGTGATTTGCGATTTGAGCCAGTTAATATCAATTCAAGTTATGAGTTAAACACATTAGGTGATGCATTTAACACTATGAGTGAAAAAATTCGTGAACTGGTAAAATCCTTACAAACAAAGAACAATGATTTGCGAGAAGCTGCAAATGTATTGAAGGTGAATTCACAACAATCAATTAAAGCCTCCGATATGACATCAGATGCGATTCATGATGTGGCTCGTAGCGCTGAAACGCAGTTAACTAGCGCTAAAGAGACATCTGTTGCTATGGAAGAAATGGCTGTAGGGATAGGTAGGGTGGCTGAAACATCAACGCTAGTTGCAGAATCATCTAACGAGATGCGTATTAAGGCGCAAGAAGGAAATAGTTCGATGAAAAGCAGTATTGAAAGTATATCAATGATTAGAGATGGTGTAACGGAAACATCGCATATTATCAACGAATTGAAAACAGACTCAGAGGAGATTGGCGGGATAGCCAATATCATATCAGAGATTTCTGAGCAGACTAATCTTTTAGCACTGAACGCTGCTATTGAAGCCGCTAGGGCAGGAGAAGCAGGCAAGGGTTTTGCTGTGGTAGCTGATGAAATACGTAAGTTAGCTGATCAAACATCGAAATCTACTGGTAAGATATATCAAATAATACAACAAATTCAGAACAAAACAATACAGGCTTCCGCTTCTATGGAGGGCAGTAAGCAAGAAGTTGAGAAAGGAATAAAAGTTTTTGAAGAAGTAACTAATATATTCTCGGAGATTGTAACCTCTGTAGAAGGTGTTGCTTCCCAGGTTGAGGACTTATCTGCTATCGCGGAACAAATGTCTGCTAGCTCGGAAGAAGTAACTGCTTCAGTACAAGAACTGGCTAGTACATCAAGTGCTACAACTGATAGAACTCAAGACATTACAAAAATGGCTGAAGAGCAG